GGTCGTCGTCGCCGTGGGGCCCGAAGCCCACGGAATCTCGTTCGAGTAGCCGGGCGAGGGGTCGGTTCGGGCCGGGTTCGGCCCTCGGCGCTTTTCTACAGCGTCACCCGCTTCATGACGATCGTCCCGTCTCCCGACTGGCTCGGGACTGCCGTGGCGCCTCGGCGCGACGCGAGGAACCCGGCCGACGGAGGGAGAACGGCCGTCCGGTCGGCGAGGACGAACGAAAGGGGCCCGGGCGCGGCGACGATCTCGACCGGAATTCCCTCGGCGGGAACCGTGACGCAGGCGTAGCTCTTCCATCCGGCGCCCCGCCGGAGCGCGGCGGGAGAGAGCGGGGGAACCGGCGTCCCGCCGATCGCGATCGACCGGAGCCGGGCCGCCGGGGGAAACGCGATCCGCACGATCGTCGCCCCGCGGGGAGAGGCGAGCCGGCCGGTGATCCGGCGCGCGCCCGAAAGGGCCGTGTCGCTCTCGACGCGGAGCTCGGGAGGGGCGGCGGCCAGAGACGGGGCGGGCGCGGCGAAGCCCGTCACGCCGGGCGCCCACGGATACGGGCTCTTCCGCTGGAAGGGCGCCGCGGCGGCGATGGGCGGGGGCAGCCGGTCGGCGTCCGTCTCCACGATCCACCGCGACGCGTCCGAGTCCGCGTCGCGAAGCGCGACGATCGTCGCGCGCTGCGGAGCGTCGGGAGAAAACGGCGCGGGCAGGAAGGAAGCCGCGGCGGAGAGCGCGAGTCCCGCGCCGAGGAGAGCCGCGACGCGATGCCGCGCGCGGGGAGGGAGCTCCTCCCAGCGCGCGGCGAAAAGGGTCGAAACGAGTCCGAGAAGGGCGCCGATCGCGCCCGCTCCACGGAAACCGAGCACCTCGAGGAGCATCGCGGCGAGCGGCAGCAGGAAGAATCCCCCGGCGGCATCGAGGAGCGTTTCCCCGGCGCCGGTCGGGGATGCCGCGAGCAGAATCGCCGCGATTGCGGCCGGAACGAGGAGAGGAAAGCTCGCTCCGGGAAGGAGACCGGCCGCGGCGAGGGAAGCCGCCGCCCATGCCGCGGCGATCCCGCTCCGGAGGGCGGAGGGTCCGGCGCGGCGGCCGAAGAACCCCCATGCCGTTCCGGACGCCAGGAAGGCGCCGAGCCAGATCGCGGAGGCCGCGGGCCCCGGATGCGCGATCCATCCCGCGGGGAGCGCCCCCATCCGACGGAGAGCGGCGCTGACGAGAGCCGCTCCCGCGATCCCCCCCAGAATCGCCGCCGGGAACGCCGCGAAGCCGAGCGCGAGACGTCCCGCCGAGGTCCGGCGCTTCCGGTTCTGGCGGACGATTCCGGCCGCCGCGAGGACCGCCACCGCGGCCGCGGCGGGCAGCGTCGCCGGGGCCGGCCATCCGACGACGGTCGCGCCGAAGAGGTCGAACCAGACGGCATCGCCGGGTTCGGGTTCGTCCGGCGCCCGGTCCAGCGCGCGCGCGATCTCGAGAGCGTTGTCGCCCTGATGCTGGAGCGTCGCGGGGTCGGCGTGGGCGACGTCGTCCTTCGGCGTGTGGTAGCGCGCGACGCCGTTCACGCACGCGAAGTTGACGCCCGCGATGCCGTGCGCCCGGAACACCGTCAGGTCGGTGTCGTTCGGCATCGCGCGGTAGATCGAGGAGAAGAGCGAGCTCGTCGTCGGGCGGGAGAGGCGGGAAAAGAGGCGTGCGAGCCAGCGGTTCGCTCCGCTCGTCTCGAAGAGGAAGCTGGGTCCCGTGGTCCCGCGCGCCTCGAGATTCACGTCCGCGAGGATTCCGCGCCCGCCTCCGGCCGCGGCGAACGCCTGCGCCCCGAGGAGCCCCTGCTCTTCGCCGTCGTCGATCAGGAAGACCACGGGACGGCGAAGGGGCGCCGCCCGGAGGGCCCGCGCGACCTCCAGGATCGCGGCGACTCCCATTCCGTCGTCGGACGCGCCGGGACCCGCGCCGACGGAATCGAAATGGGCGGAGAGAAGAACGGCTTTCCGCCCCGCTTCGCCGGGGCGACGGGCGACGACGTTCGCGACGCTCCCGCAGACGCCGTTCCCTCCGCACGCGAAACCGGACTGGATCTCGGCGACGTCGCCGAGGCGCCGGAACTCCGCGACGATCCGCCCCCGCACCGAGGCCGCCTCCGCGCTCCCTTCGGGGTGGGGAATTCCGTCGCCCGCGAGCTCCTCGAGGACGCGGCGGGCGCGCGCCGCCGAAAAATCGCGCGCGGGGGAAGTCGCCGGACGGGGTGCCGGGGGACGGAGGCGCACGAGGGCCGCCCCGCTCGCGACGGCGGTCGCGGCCACGCCGGCGAAGAACCTCCACAGCGCGCGCCGCGACGT
The Thermoanaerobaculia bacterium genome window above contains:
- a CDS encoding M20/M25/M40 family metallo-hydrolase; amino-acid sequence: MTFETSRPIPRETSRRALWRFFAGVAATAVASGAALVRLRPPAPRPATSPARDFSAARARRVLEELAGDGIPHPEGSAEAASVRGRIVAEFRRLGDVAEIQSGFACGGNGVCGSVANVVARRPGEAGRKAVLLSAHFDSVGAGPGASDDGMGVAAILEVARALRAAPLRRPVVFLIDDGEEQGLLGAQAFAAAGGGRGILADVNLEARGTTGPSFLFETSGANRWLARLFSRLSRPTTSSLFSSIYRAMPNDTDLTVFRAHGIAGVNFACVNGVARYHTPKDDVAHADPATLQHQGDNALEIARALDRAPDEPEPGDAVWFDLFGATVVGWPAPATLPAAAAVAVLAAAGIVRQNRKRRTSAGRLALGFAAFPAAILGGIAGAALVSAALRRMGALPAGWIAHPGPAASAIWLGAFLASGTAWGFFGRRAGPSALRSGIAAAWAAASLAAAGLLPGASFPLLVPAAIAAILLAASPTGAGETLLDAAGGFFLLPLAAMLLEVLGFRGAGAIGALLGLVSTLFAARWEELPPRARHRVAALLGAGLALSAAASFLPAPFSPDAPQRATIVALRDADSDASRWIVETDADRLPPPIAAAAPFQRKSPYPWAPGVTGFAAPAPSLAAAPPELRVESDTALSGARRITGRLASPRGATIVRIAFPPAARLRSIAIGGTPVPPLSPAALRRGAGWKSYACVTVPAEGIPVEIVAAPGPLSFVLADRTAVLPPSAGFLASRRGATAVPSQSGDGTIVMKRVTL